Proteins found in one Salinimonas lutimaris genomic segment:
- a CDS encoding sulfurtransferase produces MSAYVLSASQLYQRQQYKPVRLLRALMKDPTTGEQDNHAGDMIAGTLNLDLDDEGSDHRGGGAHTLPALPAMEALLTQLGIARDTELVVYDNRGIFCAPRVWWMLKSLGHYSAHVLDGGLPDWIAHGFAVVPSPADIVSRPSYMAVPAADWFVNADQVADAIHSDTQIIDARGPGRFYGREPEPRAGVRPGHIPGSFNLHYQQVLRAGKFRPVSELSALFSQTGIDLSKPVICSCGSGITACIIGMAALMCGATAVSVYDGSWAEWGSDKSRPVETD; encoded by the coding sequence ATGTCAGCTTATGTGTTATCAGCCAGCCAGTTATACCAGCGGCAGCAATATAAGCCGGTCAGGTTATTAAGGGCACTGATGAAAGACCCGACAACCGGCGAACAGGACAACCACGCAGGGGATATGATTGCCGGTACCCTGAATCTTGACCTGGATGATGAAGGCAGCGACCATCGTGGCGGTGGCGCTCATACGTTACCGGCGTTGCCGGCAATGGAGGCATTGCTGACACAGCTGGGAATCGCCAGAGATACAGAGCTGGTGGTGTATGATAACCGGGGAATATTTTGCGCACCCAGAGTGTGGTGGATGCTTAAATCTCTGGGACATTATAGCGCTCATGTGCTGGATGGCGGGCTGCCGGACTGGATCGCCCATGGTTTTGCGGTGGTACCGTCACCGGCCGATATTGTTTCACGACCTTCCTATATGGCTGTTCCGGCCGCTGACTGGTTTGTGAATGCTGATCAGGTAGCTGACGCGATACACTCCGATACCCAGATTATTGATGCCCGCGGGCCGGGACGCTTTTACGGGCGTGAGCCTGAACCGCGCGCTGGCGTGCGTCCCGGGCATATTCCCGGCTCATTTAACCTGCACTATCAACAGGTGTTACGGGCCGGTAAGTTTCGCCCGGTCAGTGAGCTTAGTGCGTTGTTCAGCCAGACCGGTATCGATCTCTCCAAACCTGTGATTTGCAGCTGTGGCTCTGGTATTACCGCCTGTATTATCGGTATGGCGGCGCTGATGTGCGGTGCAACAGCGGTCAGCGTGTATGATGGTAGCTGGGCCGAGTGGGGCAGCGATAAAAGCCGTCCGGTGGAGACAGACTGA
- a CDS encoding acyltransferase family protein — protein MQYRTEIDGLRALAIIPVLWLHAGFPGLSGGFLGVDVFFVISGFLITGIITREIAKGTFSIINFYERRARRILPALFLVIAVTTLLLPLAGDSPRIFADYGASLLSVATFVSNFYFWQTSGYFGSTSELTPMLHTWSLAVEEQYYIFFPLIALWALPRGKALFISLMLGIFIISLGLAQWQHTVDPIGNFYLLHTRAWELMAGGLASLFIQTRAFKRIPELAKSLLAIMSVVIVVVSYMWFTPDTAHPSLLTLAPVAGAVGIILFASSTNLTGRLLSTRLLTLTGLISYSLYLWHQPILAGLRIYFGEHLPVIAAIAGLVLSVVLAVISWHFVETPLRNRSKFTRPRIFKLSAAGLAAVILAGCVQTQNVAVRSLWEPENMVRFTMLDTAYESHLHQKMADEPCKIWSPLLDEAFTARFEQCAAKHNKAVFILGGSHGMDMYNAVAFNSKNPFVVSVSRGSCRAHGYNGNPNDVPQCQYEDFISFAKTHSDNIELVIYTQTPDRLFSNNDMFTARARDINQQYVDDVVAYLSQVHQQFSLPVLMIGMLPPITTDPVDWDYTREFDSQLPDYVSDNTIEVSHALDKRLASRLAEHGVDYYSKIDGFELQLPRDLVIDGKITYSDHRHITTQGEEVFGHRLLTHLFNKGYTELEPIDRKPTQQQASD, from the coding sequence ATGCAGTACAGAACAGAAATAGACGGACTCAGGGCACTGGCAATCATACCGGTTCTCTGGCTTCACGCCGGTTTTCCCGGTCTGAGCGGGGGCTTTCTGGGTGTAGATGTGTTTTTTGTTATCAGTGGCTTTTTAATCACTGGTATCATTACCCGGGAAATAGCCAAAGGCACCTTCTCAATCATCAATTTTTACGAACGCCGGGCTCGCCGTATTCTGCCGGCACTCTTTCTGGTCATTGCCGTTACGACCCTGCTACTCCCCCTTGCCGGTGACTCGCCACGTATTTTTGCAGATTACGGCGCCAGTTTGCTCAGTGTCGCGACCTTTGTATCAAACTTTTATTTCTGGCAGACATCCGGCTATTTTGGCAGCACATCAGAACTGACCCCCATGCTGCATACCTGGAGCCTGGCAGTAGAGGAACAGTACTATATCTTCTTTCCGCTGATTGCACTGTGGGCCCTGCCTCGGGGTAAAGCCTTATTTATCTCACTCATGCTAGGCATTTTTATTATTTCCCTGGGGCTGGCGCAGTGGCAGCACACCGTGGATCCCATCGGCAATTTTTATTTGTTACATACCCGGGCCTGGGAACTGATGGCCGGCGGCCTGGCCAGCCTGTTCATTCAAACCCGCGCGTTTAAGCGTATCCCCGAGCTGGCTAAGTCACTGCTGGCCATCATGTCTGTGGTCATCGTTGTTGTCAGTTACATGTGGTTTACCCCGGATACGGCCCATCCGTCGTTATTGACGCTGGCGCCAGTAGCCGGCGCAGTCGGCATTATTTTATTTGCCAGCAGTACTAATCTTACAGGTCGTTTGCTCTCCACCCGCCTGCTGACGCTGACCGGCCTTATCAGTTACAGCCTGTATTTGTGGCATCAGCCTATTCTGGCAGGCCTGCGTATTTATTTTGGTGAACATTTACCGGTTATTGCGGCCATCGCCGGGCTGGTCCTCAGCGTGGTACTGGCAGTCATCTCCTGGCACTTTGTAGAAACCCCGCTGCGTAATCGCAGTAAATTTACCCGCCCGCGTATTTTTAAACTCTCAGCAGCCGGTCTGGCAGCGGTTATTCTGGCTGGCTGTGTACAAACACAGAATGTCGCCGTACGAAGTTTATGGGAGCCTGAGAATATGGTCCGCTTCACCATGCTGGACACCGCCTATGAATCGCATCTTCATCAAAAAATGGCGGACGAGCCCTGTAAAATCTGGTCACCGCTGCTTGATGAGGCGTTTACAGCACGCTTTGAACAGTGCGCGGCTAAACATAACAAAGCAGTATTCATTCTTGGCGGCAGCCATGGCATGGATATGTATAACGCGGTCGCCTTTAACAGTAAAAACCCGTTTGTGGTCAGCGTGTCGCGGGGCTCCTGCCGGGCGCACGGGTACAACGGTAACCCGAATGATGTGCCGCAGTGCCAGTATGAAGACTTTATCAGCTTTGCCAAGACGCACAGTGACAACATTGAGCTGGTGATCTACACCCAGACCCCGGACCGTCTGTTTAGCAACAATGACATGTTTACCGCCAGAGCCAGGGATATTAATCAGCAGTATGTCGATGATGTAGTGGCGTATCTGAGCCAGGTTCATCAGCAGTTTAGCCTGCCGGTGTTGATGATAGGCATGTTGCCGCCCATTACCACCGATCCGGTTGACTGGGATTACACCCGGGAATTTGACAGCCAGTTACCTGACTATGTTTCTGACAATACCATTGAGGTCAGTCACGCACTGGATAAGCGTCTGGCCAGTCGTCTGGCAGAGCATGGGGTGGATTACTACAGTAAAATTGATGGATTTGAGTTGCAGCTACCCCGGGATCTGGTTATTGACGGTAAAATCACGTATTCGGACCATCGTCATATCACCACCCAGGGTGAAGAAGTTTTCGGCCACCGTCTGCTCACACATCTGTTTAACAAAGGCTATACCGAACTTGAGCCGATAGACCGCAAGCCCACTCAACAGCAGGCATCAGATTAA
- a CDS encoding ChaB family protein — MPYENRQSLPDAVTDNLPTHAQEIFKEAYNSAWDEYKDPDDRDGNDSREEVAFKVAWAAVKQSYEKNEKGHWVKKSG, encoded by the coding sequence ATGCCCTACGAGAACAGACAGTCACTACCGGATGCGGTAACCGATAACCTGCCCACTCACGCGCAGGAAATTTTTAAAGAGGCCTACAACAGCGCCTGGGACGAATATAAAGATCCGGATGACAGAGACGGGAATGATTCGCGCGAAGAGGTTGCGTTTAAAGTGGCCTGGGCGGCGGTAAAGCAAAGTTACGAGAAAAATGAGAAAGGACACTGGGTGAAAAAAAGCGGTTAA
- a CDS encoding helix-turn-helix domain-containing protein produces the protein MNHTAYSRITRTLVILRDTYADMPAPTMLVLLEVAQSGQNGLNVTQVMKRLGLSQSSASRHCRMLSQGGPNLCDLSLDPNDPRSRLLRLNDNGRALVARLEQSLTG, from the coding sequence ATGAATCATACAGCCTATAGTCGGATTACACGCACTCTTGTCATACTACGCGACACTTATGCCGATATGCCTGCGCCAACGATGCTGGTGCTGCTGGAAGTGGCTCAGAGCGGTCAGAACGGACTCAATGTGACTCAGGTCATGAAACGACTGGGGTTGTCACAAAGCTCAGCCAGCAGACACTGCCGTATGCTGTCTCAAGGCGGGCCGAACTTGTGTGACTTGTCACTTGATCCTAACGATCCGCGCAGCAGGCTACTTAGACTGAATGACAATGGCCGGGCGCTGGTGGCCCGGCTGGAACAGTCGCTGACAGGGTAA
- the uvrC gene encoding excinuclease ABC subunit UvrC has translation MATFDSAEFLKHLTNQPGVYRMYNEQEEVIYVGKAKNLKKRVSSYFRLQVDNAKTRSLVSQIANMDVTVVNSETEAFLLENNFIKKYKPRYNVVLRDDKSYPFIFLSAHQHPRLSFHRGPQKAKGEYFGPYPSAWSVRESLRSMQKIFPVRQCEDSYYRARSRPCLQYQMQRCSAPCVKGYVSDEEYAEQVDFARLFLKGKNQQVIGSLVEKMEQASVDLNFEAAARYRDQISALRKVQERQWVAGTQDEMDVFGFAIRGNMACIQVMFIRERQLLGSKAFFPKVPPTASEEEVFEAFFLQFYLAGNKVIPKQVVLPVALSDEPAIADLLSGEANHKVSFFKGARDEKRRYLELAQNNAKSALDARYVEQKSVHARYIDLEEILERDMPVQRMECFDISHTSGQQTVASCVVFNREGPLKTDYRRYNIEGITPGDDYAAMAQALKRRYKTVEEVSKIPDILFIDGGKGQLAQAETFFAQWPEDVKPLLIGVAKGTTRKPGLETLIMADTHETIPMDSHSPALHLIQHIRDESHRFAIAGHRNRRQKVKNTSTLEGIPGVGAKRRQSLLKFMGGLQGLKKASKHEIASVPGISQDLAETIYDHLHH, from the coding sequence ATGGCCACATTCGACTCTGCTGAGTTTTTAAAACATCTGACTAATCAGCCTGGCGTGTACCGTATGTACAACGAGCAGGAAGAAGTTATTTATGTTGGTAAAGCAAAAAATCTGAAAAAGCGGGTATCCAGTTATTTCCGCCTGCAGGTGGATAACGCGAAAACCCGTTCGCTGGTAAGCCAGATTGCTAATATGGATGTGACGGTGGTAAACAGCGAAACAGAAGCGTTTCTGCTGGAAAACAACTTCATCAAAAAATACAAGCCACGCTACAACGTGGTGCTGCGTGATGATAAATCCTACCCGTTTATTTTTCTGTCTGCCCATCAGCATCCCAGACTTTCGTTCCACCGCGGGCCACAAAAGGCTAAGGGAGAGTATTTTGGGCCGTACCCGAGCGCCTGGTCGGTGCGTGAAAGCCTGCGCTCAATGCAAAAAATATTTCCGGTTCGCCAGTGCGAGGACAGTTATTACCGCGCGCGCAGTCGCCCGTGCCTGCAATATCAGATGCAACGCTGTAGTGCGCCATGTGTAAAAGGGTATGTGAGCGACGAGGAGTATGCCGAGCAGGTCGATTTTGCCAGGCTGTTTTTAAAAGGCAAAAACCAGCAGGTCATTGGTAGCCTGGTGGAAAAAATGGAACAGGCTTCGGTGGATCTGAATTTTGAAGCGGCTGCCCGCTACCGGGATCAGATCTCAGCGCTGCGTAAAGTACAGGAGCGCCAGTGGGTAGCCGGTACACAGGATGAAATGGATGTGTTCGGGTTTGCTATTCGTGGCAATATGGCCTGTATACAGGTTATGTTTATTCGTGAACGGCAGTTACTGGGCAGCAAAGCCTTCTTTCCCAAGGTGCCGCCCACCGCCAGCGAAGAAGAAGTGTTCGAAGCGTTTTTCTTGCAATTTTACTTAGCTGGCAACAAGGTTATCCCTAAGCAGGTTGTGTTACCGGTGGCGTTATCCGATGAACCAGCCATTGCGGATTTGCTCAGTGGTGAGGCAAATCACAAAGTGTCTTTTTTTAAAGGGGCGCGAGATGAAAAACGACGGTACCTTGAGCTGGCCCAGAATAATGCCAAAAGTGCACTCGATGCCCGGTATGTGGAACAAAAGTCAGTGCATGCCCGGTATATCGATTTAGAAGAAATCCTTGAACGAGATATGCCTGTACAGCGTATGGAATGTTTTGATATCAGCCATACCTCCGGCCAGCAAACCGTGGCATCCTGTGTGGTTTTTAATCGTGAAGGGCCGCTTAAAACAGATTATCGCCGTTACAACATAGAAGGGATCACCCCGGGCGATGATTATGCTGCAATGGCGCAGGCACTTAAACGTCGGTATAAAACAGTGGAAGAGGTTAGCAAAATTCCGGATATCCTGTTTATTGATGGGGGGAAGGGGCAACTTGCACAGGCCGAAACATTTTTTGCGCAGTGGCCGGAAGATGTGAAGCCACTGCTGATTGGTGTGGCTAAGGGCACCACCCGTAAACCTGGGCTGGAAACCCTGATTATGGCTGATACCCATGAAACCATACCGATGGACAGCCATTCTCCGGCACTGCATCTGATTCAGCATATTCGTGATGAATCTCACCGGTTTGCCATTGCCGGACACCGGAACCGGCGCCAGAAAGTAAAAAATACCTCCACCCTGGAAGGCATCCCCGGTGTGGGCGCAAAACGCCGGCAGTCGCTGCTTAAATTTATGGGCGGGCTGCAAGGTCTTAAGAAGGCCAGCAAACACGAAATTGCCAGTGTTCCGGGCATCAGCCAGGATCTGGCAGAAACAATATACGACCACCTGCATCACTGA
- a CDS encoding glycosyltransferase family 2 protein, with translation MHSQFSVVTIVKNRTHQLTNLIANLERASQPPAELIIVWMAPPSDKSLMQSEVFTIQHRFVTSEELPIAQARNKGFASASHDRVIHLDVDCLCHPQLFEAMMKYWQDDTILTDNVIPVRLLEDGDTFEHLASAPDLHVTTSGKSNMHINRFQSSVFGLSKQVFEDIGGFDEQYHGFGIGDIDFATRCHAAGIKLRRLDISTFIQHRANYDFPINHLLDIVTNANLFKRKWGYFPATEWLGEFVAHGYVNADFETQGLAIRRMPSEDEIYAALQGVHDITDDAQPYNRPLADNDGTGSVEHMNSPEHVNSPEPDNNVAPRNKNATQQVSQILTA, from the coding sequence ATGCATTCCCAATTTAGTGTGGTAACTATTGTTAAAAACCGGACACACCAACTGACTAACCTGATTGCCAACCTGGAGCGCGCCTCACAGCCTCCGGCTGAGCTTATTATTGTCTGGATGGCACCGCCATCAGACAAATCCCTGATGCAAAGCGAGGTGTTTACAATACAGCATCGCTTTGTCACATCTGAAGAATTACCCATTGCGCAGGCCCGCAACAAAGGCTTTGCTTCGGCCAGCCATGATCGCGTTATACATCTGGATGTAGACTGTTTGTGTCACCCCCAGTTGTTTGAAGCCATGATGAAGTACTGGCAGGACGATACCATCTTAACCGACAATGTAATTCCTGTGCGGTTACTGGAAGATGGCGATACATTTGAGCATCTTGCCTCTGCTCCGGATTTGCATGTGACTACGTCTGGTAAGTCCAATATGCACATTAACCGTTTTCAGTCATCTGTTTTCGGGTTATCTAAGCAGGTTTTTGAAGATATAGGCGGGTTTGATGAGCAGTATCACGGATTTGGCATTGGTGATATAGATTTTGCCACCCGTTGCCATGCGGCGGGCATTAAGTTGCGCCGGCTGGATATTTCCACCTTTATCCAACACCGGGCCAATTATGATTTTCCGATAAATCATTTGCTGGACATTGTGACTAACGCCAACCTGTTTAAACGTAAATGGGGCTACTTCCCGGCTACCGAATGGTTAGGTGAGTTTGTAGCACATGGGTATGTGAATGCAGATTTTGAAACCCAAGGGCTGGCAATTCGCCGGATGCCTTCTGAGGACGAAATTTATGCCGCATTGCAGGGCGTTCATGACATTACCGACGACGCCCAGCCATACAACAGGCCCTTAGCTGATAACGATGGCACGGGCAGCGTTGAGCATATGAACAGCCCTGAGCATGTGAACAGCCCTGAGCCTGACAATAATGTTGCTCCGCGTAATAAAAACGCCACGCAGCAGGTTAGTCAGATACTTACTGCCTGA
- the cobB gene encoding Sir2 family NAD+-dependent deacetylase has translation MNQRKVVVLTGAGVSAESGLKTFRDSNGLWEQHRVEEVATPEAFQTNPELVYRFYNARRQQLQEPDVQPNAAHQALARLEQHLGSNLTLVTQNVDDLHERAGSQQVLHMHGQLMSARCVASGIRRPFTRSFDATTACTCCQPANQLRPDIVWFGETPMFMDKIIVAVTQADLFIAIGTSGQVYPAAGFAQLAHESGVRTVELNLEPDIHHPYFDEHRQGPAGQVVPQFIDELIQTNA, from the coding sequence ATGAATCAACGCAAGGTAGTTGTATTAACCGGGGCCGGTGTATCGGCCGAGTCGGGACTGAAAACATTTCGTGATAGCAACGGATTGTGGGAGCAGCATCGCGTAGAGGAGGTCGCCACCCCCGAAGCATTTCAGACAAACCCTGAGCTTGTGTATCGGTTTTATAATGCCCGGCGACAGCAGCTACAGGAGCCGGACGTTCAGCCTAATGCGGCTCACCAGGCACTGGCCAGGCTCGAACAGCATCTGGGCAGCAACCTGACTCTGGTGACTCAGAATGTGGACGATTTGCATGAGCGCGCAGGCAGCCAGCAGGTGCTGCACATGCATGGCCAGTTAATGTCAGCCCGCTGTGTTGCCAGCGGTATTCGCCGGCCGTTCACCCGGAGTTTTGATGCGACGACCGCCTGTACCTGTTGTCAGCCAGCAAATCAGTTACGACCGGATATTGTCTGGTTTGGTGAAACCCCGATGTTCATGGATAAAATCATCGTGGCGGTCACTCAGGCTGATCTGTTTATTGCCATTGGCACCTCCGGACAGGTGTATCCGGCCGCCGGCTTTGCTCAGCTGGCTCACGAAAGCGGAGTTCGCACGGTGGAACTTAATCTGGAGCCGGACATTCATCATCCTTATTTTGATGAACACCGGCAGGGGCCGGCAGGGCAGGTAGTTCCGCAATTTATTGACGAACTTATTCAAACTAACGCGTAA
- a CDS encoding MalY/PatB family protein — protein sequence MSLFVNRSQHNTLKYDGVKQKFGVDHPDMVSMWIADMDVSLPPVVGQALSEHANTGASGYQHCDISEAVQHWYRLSGYTLCTHHILPAAGVVQSLFACVDALTRPGNKVMVCPPVYGPFYSAVQHQQRELVTIGLMQRDGQYRIDFEALDPSASMLLLCNPNNPTGDVWDEPTLRRLSAFCRKHHIVLVCDEVHRDFIFDTVPVSAVCLFDEPDNQMVVLNSAAKSFNLAGLGPASYVLAQHQDVRQTLFEYFTARHLAPALPGAIALRAAYLHGYPWFSQVLSDIKTNRQLVRSLQGALPATLAIYLGQGTYFAWLDARQLGANVKDLLLHEYHLALGDGAQFGQPGWFRLNLATHPDVIETVMTRLCRPARV from the coding sequence TTGAGTCTGTTTGTTAACCGCAGTCAACACAACACCTTAAAATATGATGGCGTTAAACAGAAGTTTGGCGTCGATCATCCCGATATGGTGTCGATGTGGATTGCTGACATGGATGTGTCGCTGCCACCCGTTGTCGGTCAGGCGTTATCTGAACATGCCAATACCGGTGCCAGTGGCTACCAGCACTGTGATATCAGTGAGGCAGTGCAGCACTGGTATCGCCTGTCAGGCTATACCCTTTGCACGCACCACATTTTGCCTGCTGCGGGCGTGGTGCAGTCGCTGTTTGCCTGTGTCGATGCGCTGACCCGACCGGGTAACAAGGTCATGGTGTGCCCGCCGGTTTACGGGCCTTTTTATTCGGCGGTACAGCACCAGCAGCGAGAGCTTGTCACTATTGGGTTAATGCAGCGCGATGGTCAATACAGGATTGATTTTGAGGCGCTGGATCCCAGCGCCAGTATGCTGTTGCTGTGTAATCCGAATAACCCAACTGGTGATGTCTGGGATGAGCCGACGCTTCGTCGGCTATCTGCCTTTTGCCGTAAACACCATATTGTACTGGTGTGCGATGAGGTTCACCGGGACTTTATATTTGATACCGTTCCGGTCTCTGCGGTTTGTCTGTTTGATGAGCCTGATAACCAGATGGTGGTCCTTAACAGCGCGGCAAAAAGTTTTAATCTGGCCGGGCTTGGCCCGGCATCCTATGTGTTAGCACAACACCAGGATGTGCGCCAAACACTGTTTGAGTACTTTACTGCTCGACACCTGGCGCCAGCATTGCCTGGTGCTATTGCGTTGCGCGCTGCTTATCTGCACGGTTACCCATGGTTTTCACAGGTGCTCAGCGACATTAAAACCAACCGTCAGTTAGTGCGCAGTCTGCAAGGAGCGCTTCCCGCCACATTGGCAATATACCTGGGGCAGGGGACTTATTTTGCCTGGCTGGATGCCCGACAGCTTGGCGCAAATGTAAAAGATTTGCTGCTGCATGAATATCATCTGGCTCTGGGAGATGGCGCACAGTTTGGCCAGCCGGGCTGGTTCAGGCTGAATCTTGCCACCCATCCGGATGTGATTGAAACGGTCATGACGCGCTTGTGCCGTCCAGCGCGTGTATAA
- the pgsA gene encoding CDP-diacylglycerol--glycerol-3-phosphate 3-phosphatidyltransferase: MWNAPNIITLFRVALIPVFVVIYFLDWRWAHELGAFIFWLAAITDWFDGYLARKLKQSTPFGAFLDPVADKLIVAAALIMITHTYATLWVTVPAIVLLIREIYVSALREWMGSQGVRDEVKVSFVGKAKTTAQMLALIGLLSGLQTFMGFPIYWVSLGYILLYIAAVLSLWSMIVYTGAAWKHLGGSN; encoded by the coding sequence ATGTGGAATGCACCCAATATTATCACCCTGTTCAGAGTCGCTCTGATCCCTGTTTTTGTGGTGATTTACTTTCTGGACTGGCGCTGGGCTCATGAGCTGGGCGCGTTTATTTTCTGGCTGGCAGCCATTACCGACTGGTTTGACGGTTATCTGGCCAGAAAGCTAAAGCAAAGCACGCCGTTTGGTGCATTTTTAGATCCGGTAGCCGATAAGCTGATTGTGGCAGCGGCGCTGATTATGATCACGCATACTTATGCAACCTTGTGGGTCACGGTACCGGCGATTGTGTTACTCATCCGGGAAATTTATGTATCGGCTTTACGTGAATGGATGGGCAGTCAGGGTGTGCGTGACGAGGTCAAGGTGTCTTTTGTCGGTAAGGCCAAAACCACCGCACAAATGCTGGCACTGATTGGGTTATTATCCGGTTTGCAAACCTTTATGGGCTTTCCAATTTACTGGGTCAGCCTGGGCTACATTTTATTGTATATTGCTGCGGTGTTGTCGCTGTGGTCGATGATTGTGTACACCGGCGCCGCATGGAAACACCTGGGCGGAAGCAATTGA
- a CDS encoding pirin family protein — translation MEYIRQASQRGKADFGWLNSHHSFSFGRYYDPAHMGFSVLRVINDDIVKPGYGFETHGHRDMEIISYVISGELEHKDSQGNQSVIPAGDIQRMSAGSGILHSEFNPSDENPVNFLQIWIQPAVEGIMPSYAQKQIIQDEAVTPIVSPTGSNTAISVNQDMVLYRVVLKEGESARLPVGQRAGYLHVIKGQAQVGSHTFTPGDGYGITEQDAIEVTASETTEALWFDLPPMI, via the coding sequence ATGGAATATATCAGACAAGCTTCGCAGCGTGGCAAAGCAGATTTTGGCTGGCTTAACAGCCATCACAGTTTTTCCTTCGGGCGATACTATGATCCGGCGCACATGGGGTTTTCTGTGTTACGGGTTATCAACGATGATATCGTTAAGCCTGGGTACGGGTTTGAAACTCACGGACACCGCGACATGGAAATTATCTCGTATGTGATAAGCGGTGAGCTGGAACATAAAGACAGTCAGGGCAACCAGTCGGTCATTCCGGCGGGTGATATACAGCGGATGAGCGCCGGCAGTGGTATTCTGCATTCGGAGTTTAATCCGTCGGACGAAAACCCGGTTAACTTTTTGCAAATCTGGATTCAACCAGCAGTAGAAGGGATCATGCCATCTTATGCTCAAAAGCAGATAATACAGGATGAAGCGGTGACGCCCATCGTCAGCCCGACTGGCAGCAACACCGCTATTTCCGTTAACCAGGATATGGTCTTATACCGGGTGGTACTGAAAGAGGGCGAATCAGCCCGCTTACCGGTAGGACAAAGGGCCGGATATCTGCACGTTATTAAAGGACAGGCACAGGTTGGCAGCCATACGTTTACGCCTGGCGACGGTTACGGCATTACCGAACAGGACGCCATTGAGGTTACCGCCAGCGAAACAACCGAAGCACTGTGGTTTGATTTGCCCCCAATGATCTGA
- the uvrY gene encoding UvrY/SirA/GacA family response regulator transcription factor, whose product MIKIILADDHPLVRSGIRRILDDVQDFTVIAEAKNGEEAISLCRRNAPDVVLMDVNMPGMGGLEATKKVLRLAENIRVIGLSAYKEHPIPAQVMQAGAFGFLTKDAEPDEVTRAIYKVASGQKYLPADIAESIAFGKVGADAENPFESLSTRELSIAQRLTIGKRVPEIAEELCISAKTVNTYRYRMFEKLGVTTDVELTHLALRHKLIEPNTF is encoded by the coding sequence GTGATAAAGATTATCCTGGCAGATGACCACCCGCTGGTAAGAAGCGGAATCAGACGTATTCTTGATGACGTTCAGGATTTTACAGTGATAGCAGAAGCTAAAAACGGGGAAGAGGCTATCAGTCTGTGCCGGCGCAACGCGCCGGATGTGGTACTGATGGATGTGAACATGCCCGGCATGGGCGGCCTGGAAGCCACCAAAAAAGTGTTGCGACTGGCAGAAAATATCCGGGTTATCGGACTTTCTGCCTATAAAGAACACCCCATTCCTGCCCAGGTCATGCAAGCCGGGGCATTTGGTTTTCTGACTAAAGATGCCGAACCGGACGAAGTTACCCGGGCGATTTATAAAGTCGCTTCAGGTCAAAAGTACTTGCCTGCGGATATTGCCGAAAGCATTGCGTTTGGCAAAGTTGGCGCCGATGCTGAAAACCCTTTCGAGTCTTTGTCTACCCGGGAACTGAGCATTGCCCAGCGCCTGACAATCGGCAAACGGGTGCCTGAAATTGCCGAAGAGCTATGCATCAGTGCCAAAACTGTCAACACCTATCGTTATCGCATGTTTGAGAAACTGGGCGTCACCACAGACGTTGAACTGACTCATCTGGCGTTACGGCACAAACTTATCGAACCAAACACATTTTAA
- a CDS encoding LysE family translocator: MQEFLTIALIHLVAVASPGPDFAIVVRHSVSFGRRAAMYTSIGIGLGILIHVAYSLVGLSVIIQTTPWLFKAISYVAAAYLIYLAVGALRSGPAPASNQPLTDEPVHSQAHKMPARKALWTGFLTNGLNPKATLFFLSLFTAVIDVNTAFTTKLGYGIYLSVATGIWFCFLSYLLSTSKVARFIGDKGYWLDRTMGVLLIALAVKLVWS, translated from the coding sequence ATGCAGGAATTTTTGACTATCGCCCTGATTCACCTGGTGGCCGTTGCCAGTCCGGGGCCGGATTTTGCCATTGTGGTGCGCCATAGCGTGAGCTTTGGCCGCCGTGCGGCTATGTACACCAGCATTGGTATTGGCCTTGGTATACTCATTCATGTGGCTTACTCGCTGGTGGGACTCAGTGTCATCATCCAGACCACCCCATGGCTGTTTAAGGCTATCAGCTATGTGGCCGCAGCTTATTTGATCTACCTGGCGGTAGGTGCGCTGCGCAGCGGCCCTGCGCCGGCGTCGAACCAGCCACTGACCGATGAACCGGTGCATAGCCAGGCTCATAAGATGCCGGCCCGCAAAGCCCTGTGGACTGGTTTTCTGACCAATGGGTTAAACCCAAAAGCAACCCTGTTTTTCCTGTCGCTGTTTACTGCGGTAATAGACGTAAATACTGCGTTCACCACCAAACTGGGTTACGGCATATATCTTAGTGTGGCGACCGGTATCTGGTTTTGTTTTTTGTCTTATTTACTCAGTACCAGCAAAGTGGCCCGGTTTATCGGCGATAAAGGTTACTGGCTCGACCGGACCATGGGCGTGCTGCTGATTGCCCTGGCAGTCAAACTGGTCTGGTCATAA